TGCCGACGCTGATCCGCATGTTCCCGGAGATCGGGACGTACGGGTAGGTCTCCGTCAGTCGCCTGCCCAGCATGAAAAGCGGGAAGCGCGGACCGGGAACGTTGGTGGTGATCGTCTGCACGAGGTGCTGCGGGAGGCGCATGGCGGTGCGCGAACCGAGTTCCAGCAGGGCGGGTGCGGCGAAGTTCGCCAAGCCGGCGAGCACGTCCGCGCCTGCTGCCTGGCCGCTGCTCTTCAGTTCGTCCATCTGCTCGCGGATCGACGCGAGGCGGGCCAGCGGATCGGGTTCGCCGACGGGCAGGTTCACCAGCACCGCGCCGAACCTGTTGGTCAGCACGCCCTTTTCGGCGGACGACCGCGTCGACACCGGCACCATGCTGCGCACCACCTGGCCCTCGGCCAGCTCGTCGCGCTTGGCGAGCAGGTCGCGGAACCCGCGGGTGACGGCGGCGAGGATGATGTCGTTCACCGTGCCGCCGGTGACCGTGCGGACGGTCTTGATCTCGGCGAGGCCCGCCTTGGCCCACAGCCACCGCCGGTGCGGTCCGATCGGGCCGTTCAACGTCTTCGGGGTCGCGGTGACGAGTCGGCGGGCGGTCGTCGGCAGGCTGTCCAGCACGGTCCGGCCGAGGTCCAGCGCCGCCGAGCCGCTGCCGTTGCCGTCGCGCAGCCGCCGCGCGAACGCCGGGAACCTGGCCAACTGCTTGACGGGCGCCGACACCGCGTCCCGCATGCCGTCCAGGACCAGGTCGACCGTCGACGGGGGCGGGGTCGGCCGCCACTCCACCGGTTCGGGCAGCGGCGTGTCCGCGCGCCGGTCCAGCAGCACCTGCATCAGGTCACTGCCCGCGATGCCGTCGACCAGGCTGTGGTGGACCTTGCAGATGATCGCCCACCGGCCGCCTTCCAGGCCTTCGACCAGCCACACCTCCCACAGCGGTTTGGTCATGTCGAGGCCTTGCGCGAAGAGGCGTCCGGCGAGGTTGCGGAGCTGGTCGTCCGCGCCCGGCGCCGGGACCGCCGTGTGCCGGACGTGGTAGAGGATCTGGAAGTGCTCGTCGTCGACCCACACCGGCCAGCCGAGGTGCAGGGGGAGTGCCGTCACGCGCTGCCGGTAACGCGGCACGGTGCCGAGCTTTGCCGCGAACAAGCGCACGACGTCGCCGTACGACGGGGCCGGCCCGTCGAAGACCAGGACCGAACCGACGTGCATGGGCACGTTCTCGTCCTCGATGAAGAAGAAGCCCGCGTCCATGGCGCTCATCCGGTCCATGGGGCTGACGGTAGCGCCACAAATCGAGACTCGTCGGTACTGGCGTAATCCTGCGCGGCGAAACATCATGGTTACTCGGGATGGTTGCTCGGGGATCGCTCGACGTGGAGCGGGGGGAGGGCCATGTCTGCATCGCACTTGGTCTCGGTGACGGCGCCCGGACTGCTCTGGTACCTGACCGAGCCGACGCGTGCGGCGGTCGACATCGGCCAGTACGCCGCGACCCGTTCGGTCCTGCGCGCCGCGCCGAGCGGCGACGGGCACACGGTGCTGGTGTTACCGGGCCTGGGCACGAACGACGGTGCGACCGCGCCGCTGCGCAAGTTCCTCACCGGTCTGGGCTACGACGTGCACGGCTGGGGGCTGGGCTGGAACATCGGGCCGTCGATCGAGGCCGTGCGCGGGATGCGCGAGTTGCTTCGGGAGCTCGCAGTCGGCGGCAAGGTGAGCATCGTCGGCTGGTCGCTGGGCGGCATCTTCGCCCGCGAACTGGCCCGCGACCACCCCGGCATGGTCCGCCAGGTGATCACGCTGGGCAGCCCGTACGCGATGACCGACCTGCGGCAGACCAGGGTCAACCCGGTGTACCAGCTGCTGGCCTGGTTCTACGTGTCGGGCGCGGAGATGCCGCCGCCCGAGCACACCCGGCCGCGGTTCCCGGTGCCGTCGACGTCGGTGTACTCGAAGTCGGACGGGATCGTGGCGTGGCAGGCGTGCGTGTCGACGCCGGGTGCGCGGCGGGAGAACGTCGCGGTGGCGTGCAGCCACCTCGGCTACGGCTACAACGCCTCCGTCCTGTGGGTGATCGCGGACCGCCTGGCCCAGCGCCCGAACCGCTGGCGCCCGTTCACCCCGCCGCCGGGGATGGCCCGGATGTTCCCGGAGGACTAGCCGGCGGGGTTCGGCAGGTTCTTGCCGGGCAGCCAGCCGTTGGGGACGTCGGTGGCACGCCATGAGCGGATGTGGAGGCGGGCGGCGACGATCGGCGCGTCCATGAACACTGCGGCGTGGGGCACCTTCGCCACCAGCACGCGGCGCACTTCCGCGTCCTCCTCGCCGCTGACGATCTCCACGTCCGCCTGGGCCTG
This is a stretch of genomic DNA from Saccharothrix ecbatanensis. It encodes these proteins:
- a CDS encoding WS/DGAT/MGAT family O-acyltransferase, translated to MDRMSAMDAGFFFIEDENVPMHVGSVLVFDGPAPSYGDVVRLFAAKLGTVPRYRQRVTALPLHLGWPVWVDDEHFQILYHVRHTAVPAPGADDQLRNLAGRLFAQGLDMTKPLWEVWLVEGLEGGRWAIICKVHHSLVDGIAGSDLMQVLLDRRADTPLPEPVEWRPTPPPSTVDLVLDGMRDAVSAPVKQLARFPAFARRLRDGNGSGSAALDLGRTVLDSLPTTARRLVTATPKTLNGPIGPHRRWLWAKAGLAEIKTVRTVTGGTVNDIILAAVTRGFRDLLAKRDELAEGQVVRSMVPVSTRSSAEKGVLTNRFGAVLVNLPVGEPDPLARLASIREQMDELKSSGQAAGADVLAGLANFAAPALLELGSRTAMRLPQHLVQTITTNVPGPRFPLFMLGRRLTETYPYVPISGNMRISVGIFSYLDQITFGINADFDSVPDVQLLSDGIRAGFDELVTATAT
- a CDS encoding esterase/lipase family protein, which produces MSASHLVSVTAPGLLWYLTEPTRAAVDIGQYAATRSVLRAAPSGDGHTVLVLPGLGTNDGATAPLRKFLTGLGYDVHGWGLGWNIGPSIEAVRGMRELLRELAVGGKVSIVGWSLGGIFARELARDHPGMVRQVITLGSPYAMTDLRQTRVNPVYQLLAWFYVSGAEMPPPEHTRPRFPVPSTSVYSKSDGIVAWQACVSTPGARRENVAVACSHLGYGYNASVLWVIADRLAQRPNRWRPFTPPPGMARMFPED